The DNA sequence ACTATTTTGAAGAAGAAATTATGACATTAGATAGATCAGAGAGGTACCTCGCCATACTAAACGACACAAACACTCTTAATTTTCCTTTGTTTCCCATTTGGATAGCTTGTTTTTTATTTTCTAAAACCCAAATCATATTTTTAGACATTTGTTGTATATCTTTTTCATTACATAACAAGCCTGTTTCATTATCTATAATAACATCTGAAATACCTGCATGATTGGTACTAATTATAGGCAAGCCTGCTCCACTAGCTTCTAGGATTGCTACAGGTGTTCCCTCCATATCGCCATCTTGAGCCTCAATAGAATGTTGAACAAATGCCAAAGATTCTACAATATATTGTTGAAATTCTTGAGGTGTAATTCTGTCTGGAAACAGAACATTATTTTTAATATGCAAGGCTTCAACTAAATCTTTACAACTATCCAAAAGCACACCATCACCAGCTAAAACCAATAGTGCTTCAGGATGTATTTTTAAAACATTATTGAAGGCTAAAATAGTTAAATGAGGTGCTTTTTTTTCAACAAACCGTCCAATACCAATAAACTGAGGTTTTGAATACTTTAAGTCTAATTTTTGAAAACTAGGATTAGGACCATACGGATTATAAACTATTTTTTCTTCAGGGCATCCAATTTTAATTAATCGCCTTGTCATTTCATTACTTACCGAAATAATCAGAACTTTTTCATAATTAAACATGTCTTGATATGAATTCTTATAGGCTTCTAAAACAGTTTTTCTAACGGCATCATGTCCATGAAAATGAACCACGAGTGGCAAAGAAAGTTTTTTGCATACAGGAAGTAATTTTGCGCCAATCATTCCGTACTGCGCTAAGACAACTTGGACCTTTTTTGTACTCAAATCATTACACAACTCTTTAAAGTGATCTTGTTTTACAATTCGTGCTTTTTTTAGAATCTTAAAAAATAAAGCATTTGAAATTGTTAGATTAAAAGGAATATTATGCCCCCAATAATGCTGTATGTCAAATGGTAGCTTGTCTATTTGGGCTTTTATAAATGTCTCGCATTTATCATAAGGTTTGTTTGTAAAAAGGGCTATTTTCATTTTTTAGCTATTCCGTATAACCCAGTTATCATCTGTCCGCTTTTAAATTCTACAATAGTATTTTTATCCATTTTTAATAAATAAACTATAACTGGTTTTAAAATCATTGATAAGTATTTTCTTTTTTTGTTAGTCATCGGGCTTCTTTTTACCCACAACCCTAACATTTGTGCCATTGAAGCATGCCAGCCTCCAGTAGCTTTTATTTTTAAGTCTTTAAATCCAGAATTTTCCAAATGCCGTTGTAAAGAAAATGGTGTATATCGATATTCATCATGAGGTACTTCATGCAAGTTCCATAAAAATGGCACTGTAAAAAAGAATACCCCATTTGGCTTTAAAACCCTCAACACTTCTTTTAAAACGAGTTCTGGCTCTGGACAATGCTCCATAACTTCGGTTGCAAAGGCACAATCAAAGCTATTGTTTTCAAAAGGCATTTTTTTTCCATCCCATGTAAAATCTGGTTTTACATCCTTGTCATATTCCAAAGCATTTTCAATGTCTAAACCAACATAGTTTTTAATTTTTGAATTTTCTAAAATATACTTTTTATAGGGCATTTTGCCACAGCCTATATCTAAAACGTTATTAGAAAATAAAGGCAAAGCTTCCTTTAAAGCATTAAGAATGGATGTTCTTATAGAATATCTGTCTAAATTTTCTATTGATAATTTTACGTTAACAAATTGATCTTTCTGCATAATTAAAACTCAATTAATGCTTTTAGTTTTTTTTTAAAAACCTGATTTTTAACTTTTTAACGAATCCCCTTTTCAATTTAGATAGTTCTGAATTATGATATTTTATTATTTCATCTATTTTTTTATGTACACTTGTATCAAAACTCTTTTTAAAATATAAATGTAATTTTATTCTGTTTTGTTCACTCTAAATTAAAAATATCTTTATAATCATCATTA is a window from the Pseudalgibacter alginicilyticus genome containing:
- a CDS encoding glycosyltransferase is translated as MKIALFTNKPYDKCETFIKAQIDKLPFDIQHYWGHNIPFNLTISNALFFKILKKARIVKQDHFKELCNDLSTKKVQVVLAQYGMIGAKLLPVCKKLSLPLVVHFHGHDAVRKTVLEAYKNSYQDMFNYEKVLIISVSNEMTRRLIKIGCPEEKIVYNPYGPNPSFQKLDLKYSKPQFIGIGRFVEKKAPHLTILAFNNVLKIHPEALLVLAGDGVLLDSCKDLVEALHIKNNVLFPDRITPQEFQQYIVESLAFVQHSIEAQDGDMEGTPVAILEASGAGLPIISTNHAGISDVIIDNETGLLCNEKDIQQMSKNMIWVLENKKQAIQMGNKGKLRVFVSFSMARYLSDLSNVIISSSK
- a CDS encoding class I SAM-dependent methyltransferase: MQKDQFVNVKLSIENLDRYSIRTSILNALKEALPLFSNNVLDIGCGKMPYKKYILENSKIKNYVGLDIENALEYDKDVKPDFTWDGKKMPFENNSFDCAFATEVMEHCPEPELVLKEVLRVLKPNGVFFFTVPFLWNLHEVPHDEYRYTPFSLQRHLENSGFKDLKIKATGGWHASMAQMLGLWVKRSPMTNKKRKYLSMILKPVIVYLLKMDKNTIVEFKSGQMITGLYGIAKK